A single region of the Salvia splendens isolate huo1 chromosome 18, SspV2, whole genome shotgun sequence genome encodes:
- the LOC121777303 gene encoding peptidyl-prolyl cis-trans isomerase CYP38, chloroplastic-like, giving the protein MAAIVSCHTHSFSRFEAPHKLASPTSRSNCIKSSPSTHQFKPLCSQKPNAFESISEQRDWFSSIKNGAISVALAVGLLGGFSDLGSLESANAAAIAPAFPDVSVLISGPPIKDPGALLRYALPIDNKAMREVQKPLEDITDSLKIAGVKALDSVERNVRQASRALKEGRTMIVKGLAKSKVDDGIAQLNKLEAGFDEMMKIVEDRNRDGVAPKQKELLNYVGGVEEDMVDGFPYEVPEEYKNMPLLKGRATVDMKVKVKDNPNLEECVFRIVLDGYNAPVTSGNFVDLVERHFYDGMEIQRADGFVVQTGDPDGPAEGFIDPSTEKVRTIPLEIMVVGEKAPFYGETLEELGLYKAQTKLPFNAFGTMAMAREEFEDNSASSQVFWLLKESELTPSNANILDGRYAVFGYVTQNEELLADLKVGDVIESIQVVAGLDNLVNPSYKIAS; this is encoded by the exons ATGGCGGCCATTGTTTCGTGCCACACTCATTCCTTTTCACGCTTCGAAGCACCTCACAAGCTTGCCAGCCCTACCTCTCGATCTAATTGCATCAAATCGTCCCCTTCCACTCATCAATTCAAGCCTCTGTGCTCACAAAAACCAAATGCATTTGAATCAATCTCTGAACAG AGGGATTGGTTTTCTTCAATTAAAAATGGCGCGATTTCGGTTGCGCTGGCAGTAGGTTTATTGGGTGGGTTTAGCGATTTGGGGAGCTTGGAATCGGCCAATGCTGCAGCGATTGCTCCGGCATTTCCGGATGTTTCAGTTCTGATTTCTGGGCCGCCAATTAAGGACCCTGGAGCTTTACTGAGATACGCATTGCCTATTGATAACAAAGCGATGAGGGAGGTGCAGAAGCCTCTGGAAGATATTACGGATAGTTTGAAGATTGCTGGTGTGAAAGCTCTTGATTCTGTGGAAAGA AATGTGAGGCAAGCGTCGAGGGCGCTGAAGGAAGGTAGGACTATGATAGTTAAAGGTCTGGCAAAGTCGAAGGTTGATGATGGGATTGCACAGCTTAACAAACTGGAGGCGGGATTTGATGAGATGATGAAGATTGTGGAGGACAGGAACCGGGACGGTGTCGCACCTAAGCAGAAGGAGCTGCTCAATTATGTTGGAGG AGTTGAAGAGGATATGGTCGATGGCTTTCCATATGAAGTACCAGAAGAGTACAAAAACATGCCATTGCTGAAGGGAAGAGCAACCGTGGATATGAAGGTCAAAGTCAAGGACAATCCTAACCTGGAGGAATGTGTATTTCGTATAGTTTTGGATGGTTACAATGCTCCTGTAACTTCTGGAAATTTTGTGGATTTGGTGGAACGACATTTCTACGACGGAATGGAGATCCAAAGAG CGGATGGCTTTGTAGTCCAAACAGGAGATCCTGATGGTCCTGCCGAGGGCTTTATCGACCCTAGTACAGAAAAAGTACGCACTATTCCTCTTGAAATTATGGTAGTTGGAGAAAAGGCACCCTTTTATGGAGAAACTCTAGAA GAGCTTGGCCTATACAAGGCTCAAACAAAGCTTCCATTCAATGCATTTGGAACCATGGCCATGGCTCGAGAG GAATTCGAGGACAATTCTGCCTCAAGTCAGGTCTTTTGGCTGTTGAAAGAAAGTGAACTGACTCCTAGCAATGCCAACATATTGGACGGTCGATATGCAGTGTTTGGCTATGTAACGCAAAATGAGGAGCTTTTAGCAGACCTCAAGGTTGGTGATGTTATAGAGTCGATCCAAGTGGTGGCAGGCTTAGATAATCTTGTTAACCCGAGCTACAAGATTGCTAGTTAG
- the LOC121777304 gene encoding serine/threonine-protein kinase STY13-like codes for MAEEDVHGGGGFVRADQIDLKSLDEQLHRHLSKALTMEKKNQENGGNQHHQQAELREIPVKHGWEIDASKLVIKSVLARGTFGTVHRGVYDGQDVAVKLLDWGEEGHRTQAEVSSLRAAFAQEVAVWHKLDHPNVTKFVGASLGASEWNIQKDGGHLGMPRNVCCVVVEYLPGGTLKNFLIRNSRAKLAFKVVIQLALDLARGLSYLHSKKIVHRDVKTENMLLDKNRTIKIADFGVARVEASNPNEMTGETGTLGYMAPEVLNGHPYNRKCDVYSFGICLWEIYCCDMPFPNLSFSELTSAVVHQNLRPEIPRCCPSSIANVMKRCWDTNSDKRPEMDEVCAMVEAIDTSKGGGMIPPNKSQGCFCFRTSRGP; via the exons ATGGCGGAGGAAGACGTCCACGGTGGCGGCGGATTCGTGAGGGCGGATCAGATAGATCTGAAGAGCCTCGACGAGCAGCTCCACCGCCATCTCAGCAAAGCTCTCACCATGGAGAAGAAGAATCAGGAGAATGGAGGGAATCAGCATCATCAGCAGGCTGAATTGAGGGAGATTCCGGTGAAGCACGGCTGGGAGATCGACGCCTCCAAGCTCGTCATCAAATCGGTGCTGGCGCGCGGCACTTTCGGCACCGTTCACCGCGGCGTTTACGACGGACAGGATGTTGCAG TAAAACTTCTTGACTGGGGTGAAGAAGGCCACAGAACACAGGCTGAAGTATCTTCTCTTCGAGCAGCTTTTGCGCAAGAAGTTGCTGTATGGCACAAGCTTGATCATCCGAATGTAACAAAG TTTGTTGGAGCTTCGTTGGGTGCATCAGAGTGGAACATACAAAAAGACGGTGGCCATCTGGGAATGCCACGTAATGTCTGCTGTGTCGTGGTCGAATATCTACCTGGAGGTACCCTTAAAAATTTCCTCATTAGAAATTCAAGGGCGAAACTTGCTTTCAAAGTTGTTATTCAACTAGCTTTGGATCTTGCACGAGG GTTAAGCTATCTTCACTCTAAGAAGATTGTGCACAGGGATGTGAAAACAGAGAACATGCTTCTTGACAAGAACAGAACGATCAAAATCGCTGATTTTGGTGTTGCGCGTGTAGAGGCTTCAAATCCTAACGAGATGACTGGGGAGACTGGTACCCTCGGTTACATGGCACCAGAG GTCCTCAATGGCCACCCTTACAATAGGAAATGTGATGTATATAGTTTTGGTATTTGCTTATGGGAGATATATTGCTGTGACATGCCATTTCCAAATCTCAGCTTCTCCGAATTGACTTCAGCTGTTGTGCATCAG AATTTGAGGCCCGAGATACCTAGGTGTTGCCCGAGTTCTATAGCGAATGTGATGAAAAGATGCTGGGACACCAACTCGGACAAGAGGCCTGAGATGGATGAAGTGTGTGCCATGGTGGAAGCAATTGATACATCAAAGGGAGGAGGCATGATTCCTCCCAACAAATCTCAAGGTTGTTTCTGCTTTCGCACGAGTCGAGGGCCTTGA
- the LOC121776198 gene encoding protein NUCLEAR FUSION DEFECTIVE 6, mitochondrial-like has product MASCARNLVQRSSNTAKTLLFRSQSSHSVPAGAPKLSGFASTLPRPSPRPSRPFFSSTSRLPVELGCGESLMPLHSATASALLNSMLSSKVGRWGYLSEGFATPL; this is encoded by the exons ATGGCTTCCTGCGCTAGAAATCTGGTGCAGCGATCTTCCAACACCGCGAAAACGCTGCTGTTCCGCAGCCAATCATCGCATTCCGTTCCGGCCGGAGCACCGAAGCTCAGTGGATTCGCATCTACCTTACCGCGCCCGTCACCTCGCCCCTCCCGCCCCTTCTTCTCCTCCACCTCCAG GCTGCCGGTGGAGCTAGGGTGTGGAGAGTCGTTGATGCCCCTCCATTCTGCAACGGCGTCGGCATTGCTGAACTCGATGCTCTCTTCCAAAGTTGGGCGCTGGGGTTATCTCTCAGAAG GCTTCGCGACTCCACTATAA
- the LOC121776036 gene encoding formate dehydrogenase, mitochondrial-like, translating to MAMKRVGSSAVRALTFSAFTRHLHASPGSKKIVGVFYKANEYASLNPNFLGCAENALGIRGWLESQGHQYIVTPDKDGPNCELDKHIPDLHVLISTPFHPAYVTAERIKKAKNLQLLLTAGIGSDHIDLKAAAEAGLTVAEVTGSNTVSVAEDELMRILILVRNYLPGYHQVISGEWDVAAIAHRAYDLEGKTVGTVGAGRIGRLLLQRLKPFNCNLLYHDRLQMDPKLESEIGATFEEDLDAMLPKCDIIVINTPLTEKTKGMFNKEKIAKLKKGVLIVNNARGAIMDTQAVADACSSGHIGGYSGDVWYPQPAPKDHPWRYMPNQAMTPHISGTTIDAQLRYAAGTKDMLDRYFKGEDFPAQNYIVKDGELASQYR from the exons ATGGCGATGAAGCGCGTCGGTTCCTCTGCAGTTCGCGCGCTTACCTTTTCAGCTTTCACCAGACACCTCCAC GCTTCTCCTGGCAGCAAGAAGATAGTGGGCGTCTTCTACAAGGCAAACGAGTATGCTTCGTTGAATCCGAATTTCCTAGGCTGTGCTGAGAATGCACTGGGCATACGCGGATGGCTCGAATCCCAGGGTCACCAGTACATTGTTACCCCGGACAAAGATGGCCCTAACTGCG AGCTCGACAAGCACATACCCGACCTGCACGTGTTGATTTCCACTCCCTTCCACCCTGCATATGTAACCGCGGAGAGAATCAAGAAGGCGAAGAACCTGCAGCTTCTCCTGACCGCTGGCATTGGCTCGGACCACATTGATCTCAAGGCCGCTGCTGAGGCTGGGCTGACAGTGGCCGAGGTCACCGGGAGCAACACTGTCTCTGTTGCTGAAGACGAACTCATGAGGATCCTCATCCTCGTCCGGAACTACCTGCCCGGATACCATCAGGTCATCAGTGGCGAATGGGACGTCGCTGCCATTGCTCATCGAGCCTATGACCTCGAAGGCAAGACCGTTGGAACGGTTGGAGCTGGGCGAATAGGCCGGCTTTTGCTCCAGAGGCTGAAGCCTTTCAACTGCAATCTCCTCTACCATGATCGCCTCCAGATGGATCCGAAGCTCGAGAGTGAGATAGGAGCCACGTTCGAGGAGGACCTCGATGCAATGCTGCCCAAGTGTGACATCATTGTCATTAACACTCCTCTTACTGAGAAAACAAA AGGGATGTTTAACAAAGAAAAGATAGCAAAGCTGAAGAAGGGTGTTCTAATTGTGAACAACGCTAGAGGTGCAATCATGGACACTCAAGCAGTTGCCGATGCTTGTTCGAGCGGCCACATTGGAG GTTATAGCGGGGATGTTTGGTACCCACAGCCAGCTCCGAAGGATCATCCGTGGAGGTACATGCCGAACCAGGCCATGACCCCTCATATATCCGGGACTACAATCGATGCACAG CTACGCTATGCTGCTGGGACAAAGGACATGTTGGATAGGTACTTCAAGGGTGAGGATTTTCCTGCACAGAATTACATCGTCAAGGACGGAGAACTGGCGAGCCAGTACCGGTAG